The stretch of DNA CTCATTGGTAAAAGGCGACAGCCCCGCATATTCACGCCCCTGGCGTTTTAACTTCACAGATTTACCAACCACATCCGACACACGGACACGGGTCTTCAGCTCATCCATGAAATGTTCACCAAAACGCATGAATAGAACATAGGCGCGAACGCAGTGATAAGCGAGGGGCAGGATTGGGATTTGTGGGGGCGGAATTTCTTTTTCGTGTATTTTTTGTAATACATCTATAAATTTAAGTTATAGCGGTCATAGGAAAAAAATATTTCCGCGCGAGTATTTTTTATGCTCATTTATAGAGGTTGCAATTATGCAATGTAATTTAATGAAGATACAAATACACAAATACACAAATACACAAATACACAAATTAAAATATGACTAGATTTTCGACCATTTGACAGAGTGTATTTGCTCTAGCATCAACAGGAGAATATCATGAAGACTATACTCACATCAGTATCATTTATTGTCGCGATTGCCGCCGCTCCTACAATCGCCAGCGCGTCATCTCTGGGCACAGTTGAAGACGTGAAAGTTAAGCTAGACGCCCGAAAATTTGACGCAACCATTCCCGCATCAGACCGTCTCGATATGATTAAACGCCTTGCAACACGTAAATGCGATTCAAGTGCGAAAAGTCTCGAAGCCAAAGAATTTGAAAGAGCTTGTGAGCGTGAGCTAAAGCGTAGCGTTTTAACACAAATTCCAGAGCCGAGCCTTAAAGCAGAAGCGAAAAAACAAGGCATCCTCTAAACAGTTGAAGTTGTGACGGCGTGTCGATTTAGCAGCCGTATCACACCGTCACAGTGCCAACAGGCAATAACGACATAAAGTTTTGACGGGATAGATACAAGAGGCCTCGCGCCCCAAATGTCACCCGACAAAAATCCAGACACTCGTCTGAAACCGATGCGTCGATGGAAAGCAGCCGCAAACGCATCACAACCAACAGGAGGTCTTCATGGTGAAGCCTCCATCTAACGCAATGGAGAAAATTATGCGTGAATTAAGTACGATTGAAGTAAATCAAGTTAATGGCGGCATCGTTTGGGCGATCGTTGGTGCTGTTGGAGGCGCCCTTGAGGGCGCAAGCGATGCTCTTTCAGACGACGGGAAAATTGATGGTGGCGAAGCTCTCGGTATTGCTGGAAAAGCTCTCTTGGGAGCGGTCGGCGGGCGTGCCGTAGGACTGGCAGCAAAAGCAATAAAATCTAAACTATAAAGTCTCCACATAAAGCAGAAGTCAACGTCTTAGTTTGGCTTCTGCGCACCTACAGGAGGGTAATATGTTAACTTTCGTGTTATGTTTAATCTCTTTTGGTTTTTTAACCCTATGCATCAAAGAGTGGAAATCAATTGATAGTTTTCTTCTTAAGAATGATAAAATCTACAATAGGCTTGAAAGGACATTGCGTCTCGGTACATTTTGTTATCTAGCCCTACCAATGCTGATTGGATTAGCCTTGCTAGCAACAGGACAACTCTCGCTCATAATAGCGTTCATAATATGCGCAAGTTATTGTTCTTTTTGGACTATCTATTTCATCAATACCGACAGGAAAGCGTAGTAATGCAGCCTCCATTTAACGCAGTGGAGAAAAATATGCGCGAGTTAAATTCGATTGAAGTAAATAAAGTTAATGGCGGTGTTGGCCTACTAGCGGCGCGATCAGAGGCTTTCTTGGCAGCGTGTATGAGGCCGTATCAGGCGGATCAGCCTTTAACGATTTTCTACACAATCGGGAAACCATACCTAAGGGCGTTGGTAATGCGGCCAATGCGGCGGGTGAGTGGCTAACAACTCCCCAAACATCTTCAAATGCTCCGACTGCAGCTTCTGAAGCTGGGTTCAGTACAAGTGGCTGTCACAATCAGCCTCTATGGTAAAGAATGAAATTATTGCGACGGCCATTTGGCCATCCCAGATTTAGGAATAATTAGATGACTAAAAACAATCTCGTCAGATTCATTTTTATTGCGGTGCTTGCCTCTGTTTGCTTGGGGTTAGACAAATTTATAGGGTTCTCAACTATACCATCTGTGATTACTGGTTTTGTTGGCGGCATTTTACTTGAAAATCGATTGCGTGCTGTGTGAATTCTCGGCCATCTAAAAACCTTACGAGGTAGATATATGAATAAAGAAAAACAAACTACAGCATTTAACCTAACATTATTATTAGCTGGGGTCATTGCAGCTATAATGCTTTATTTTTTCTCTTAGTTAAAATTATAGTAGCTAGCCCAGGTAAAATTTCAATTATCATACGTGACATCATACCATGTAGTCCAGAAGCCAGCAAACTCAACATGACATTTTTGATGAAAACAGTAATTCCACATACCCACTTTCCCCCTACCATTCCCACCAATATTCGCTAAACACATCCCATGAGTGATCTTTTCCGCAAAGAAGTGATAGACAAACAGGGGCAGCGCCAATTTGGTGATGTGTTTCTGTCTGCGCCGCTGAGTTTTTGGACCATCACCGGTCTTATGGCCAGCATTATCGCAGGGCTGATTATCCTTATCACTGTCGGCGATTACACGCGCAAAGAACGCGTCGTTGGCGTCATCACATCCGATAAAGGATTAGTCAGCGTGGTGCCCATGCAAGGTGGGCGTTATGATAGTGTTTTGGTATCAATCGGCGATGATGTACGCGCAGGGCAGCCGCTTTTTCAAATTTCATCGGATGCGGGACTAGTCGACGGCACGGTGCCGTCTGCAGCGCTGATGGCTAAAATGAATGTTGAGAAGGACAATATATTAGAGCATTTGGCCGAGATCCCGTCCCATTACGCTGTATCGAGTAAACGTCTAAAAACGCGCATTGAGGACATGAATGCAGAAATCGCCCGCATGGACGCGCAAATCGAAGTGCAAAAGCGCGCGATAGAAATTGAAGAAACTATACTTCTTAAAATGCAAAATCTGTTTGAAAGTGAAGCGGCGTCAGGCCTTGAGGTTTCTAGTCAAGAGAGCCGATATCTTGCGGCCAAACAAAGCCTGAATAACCTGATAAATGCCCGCGAACGGATTACAGCTGATATCAATGATATAACCGCGCAGATAGCCTTGCTCCCGCATGAACAAGAGGACGAGGAAAACGGCCTAAAGAGCCGCCTAAACGCGCTAGAGCAAAATATGATACGCACTTCCGCGCAGGGGAAAACTGTTATCTATGCCCCAGTCGCCGGCAAGATCGCATCTGTCACTGCACGGGCCGGACAAAACGTGTCGCTGCAAAATCCGTCTTTGACCATACTGCCACAGGGCGGCACGCTTCAAGCGGAGATTTTCGTGCCGACACGGGCAGCAGGCTTCATCAAGCCGGGCCAGACTGTGCGCCTTTTATATGAGGCCTTTCCCTACCAAAAATTCGGTGTTTACGAAGGCCGCATTACAGAAATATCCAAAACTGTTATTAAAACATCCGACATACCGACAGCCCCGCAATTGGGCGAAGCCGTGTTTCTTGCCTCTGTTCATTTGGATAAACAAGTCATAACGAAAAATGGCGAGGATTACCCGCTGCAATCGGGCATGATATTGTCGGCAGATATTGTTCTAGAGAAGCGCAAAATTTGGGAATGGGCGTTTGAGCCCCTTATTGGGGCCATGCAGTAATGGCGACACTTAATTTTTCAGGGCGAAAGACGCTCCCCGTTATTATGCAAACAGAGGCCACAGAATGCGGCCTTGCGTGCTTGACCATGACGGCGAAATATCATGGCCACGATGTTGATTTAAATGGCATGCGCCAAAAATTTTCAATCTCGTCCAATGGCGCGTCTCTGGCATCAATTTCTGATTTTGCGGCGCAAATGAATTTTGGCACACGCGCGCTACGGCTGGAACTTGGTGATCTAGCGAAGCTGCAAAGCCCTGCCATCTTGCATTGGAATTTAAACCACTTTGTTGTCCTTAAAAAAGTCAAAGGCGATATGGTCCACATTCATGATCCGGCAACGGGCGTGAAAGTGATGCTATTAAGCGAGGTGTCAGATCATTTCACAGGCGTGGCGCTGGAGCTCTCGCCCGTGCCGGGTTTTGAGAAACAAACGGCCAAGCGCAAAATGCATCTTTCCGAGCTCTGGAGGCGCTTAGTTGGCCTAAAGCGGGCGATTATTCAGTTAGTTGTTCTATCGCTGGTACTGCAATTCATTGCGCTGGCGATGCC from Fretibacter rubidus encodes:
- a CDS encoding HlyD family secretion protein produces the protein MSDLFRKEVIDKQGQRQFGDVFLSAPLSFWTITGLMASIIAGLIILITVGDYTRKERVVGVITSDKGLVSVVPMQGGRYDSVLVSIGDDVRAGQPLFQISSDAGLVDGTVPSAALMAKMNVEKDNILEHLAEIPSHYAVSSKRLKTRIEDMNAEIARMDAQIEVQKRAIEIEETILLKMQNLFESEAASGLEVSSQESRYLAAKQSLNNLINARERITADINDITAQIALLPHEQEDEENGLKSRLNALEQNMIRTSAQGKTVIYAPVAGKIASVTARAGQNVSLQNPSLTILPQGGTLQAEIFVPTRAAGFIKPGQTVRLLYEAFPYQKFGVYEGRITEISKTVIKTSDIPTAPQLGEAVFLASVHLDKQVITKNGEDYPLQSGMILSADIVLEKRKIWEWAFEPLIGAMQ